The Phaeocystidibacter marisrubri DNA segment GCGAAGCCACCTGCGTAAGCGAATTGCGAAGCTACCTGCGCAAGCCCTTGCACAGCCCTTGCGAAGCTACCTGCGCAGCCCTACACAGCCTCCACTAACCCCACATTGTTAATATCCTTTAAGAGAGGCGCAACTAAGGGGAGATGAAAACTGCTAAGTTTGGACAATATGCTAAACTCCGCGCGTTATACGTTGGAGTAAAGAGATCCGAACAAAACACTGAATAACAATGTCCATCACGGCTTTGAACTTCCTTCAAATTGACATGGCAAGCACTCCAGTAGATACTGCGGGCGCTGCAGAAACCACTGAGAAAACCCTTTCTGTCATCAGCTTGATTACAAGCGGTGGTATTGGAGGTATTGTTATCATGGGTATGCTCTTCGTGCTATCCATTATTGCAGTCTACATATTTGTGGAGCGATTTGGCGCCATCAAACGTGCGAACAAGCAAGACCCGAACTTCATGAACAACTTGAAAGACCACATTGCCAATGGCAAGATGGAATCGGCCAAGGCACTTTGTGAAAGTACCGATACACCTGTAGCTCGACTCTTGGAAAAAGGAGTAGTGCGCATTGGTAAATCAATGGGCGATATTTCTGCCTCCATTGAAAACCAAGGTAAAATCGAGGTTCAAAAACTAGAAAGTGGTTTGCCTTACTTGGCAACAATTGCCGGTGGTGCTCCTATGATTGGTTTCTTGGGAACGGTGATCGGGATGGTATTGGCCTTTAAAGAGATGGCCAATGCAGGCGGACAGATTGACGTGAGCTTGCTTGCCGAAGGTATCTATACCGCAATGACAACTACTGTAGGGGGTCTCTTTGTGGGGATTCTCGCTTACTTTGGATACAATTACCTCACTACTCGTGTAGAGAGCGTGATCTACAAAATGGAAGTTAGCGCTACCGAATTCTTGGACTTGCTTCACGAACCCGTATAACCCATCAACCTCAAACGATGAATTTCAACAGAAAAAATAAGG contains these protein-coding regions:
- a CDS encoding MotA/TolQ/ExbB proton channel family protein; this translates as MASTPVDTAGAAETTEKTLSVISLITSGGIGGIVIMGMLFVLSIIAVYIFVERFGAIKRANKQDPNFMNNLKDHIANGKMESAKALCESTDTPVARLLEKGVVRIGKSMGDISASIENQGKIEVQKLESGLPYLATIAGGAPMIGFLGTVIGMVLAFKEMANAGGQIDVSLLAEGIYTAMTTTVGGLFVGILAYFGYNYLTTRVESVIYKMEVSATEFLDLLHEPV